From the Companilactobacillus ginsenosidimutans genome, the window CGGCTTGGGCCCCCAAGAACCTGACCTGCGGACTAGTGAATCACAAACATCATTTTTGGGTTTGGATGGGATGTTCACTGCTATCTATTTATATGTTTTTTTGATGATGATTCAGACAAAAAAACTCACTCGCAAATTGCAAGAACAAGTTAGCCATTTTTAAAAGACTGATACCAAGAGGGTTTCAGGTAATGGAGCTAAGTAATTAAGCACATTCCTCATTGAATAGCTCAGTCGGTGTTTGATAACCAGTATGTTTACGAGGCATATTGTTTAGTTTATTTTCTGTTTGTGCAACCTCCAAAGGGGTTGCCAAATCAAGAGAGATTCCCTTTGGAAAATCTCTTCGTACCATACGGTTGTGAACCTCATTGGTTCCTCGTTCACTGGATGTATATGGATGAGTGAAGTAGACAGGTGCTATTTTATCCATTACTTCTGTCAGGGTACTGAATTCAAGACTATTGTCGGCAGTAATGGACTTGATTATTGATCCATACTCTTTATTAATACTTCTCATTGTATAAGCCACTGAATCAGCGTCCTTACTGTCAATTAAACGGATAATTTGGAAACGTGTCTTGCGTTCAATCATAGTAAGAATCACGCTCTCCTGACCGTTTCTAAGGCCAACAATAGTATCTATTTCAAAATGGCCAAATTCTTCCCGATTATCCACTTCGGTTGGGCGTTCTTCTATACTTAACCCCAAGATACGATGGTTCTTACGAGCCACGTATTTTGGTAATCGACGAGACATCTTATTGATAAGATCAATATTTCTAACTTCTAATAATTGGGCATCGATATAACTATAAAGGGTTTTAGTACATACCATTTCTTCTGGTAGAAAAAGGTTCAACGCCTTGGCACGACCAACAGTCGCGTCAGGTGACCAACCGTCTTTTTTAAAGTGCTCCACAAAGAATGATAAGAAGTTAAAAACCTGTGACAGTTTATAAGGTCGATGACACGCTTTGCGTTTATCGACATAACGACTATGGGCAAGTTCAGGTATATATTCTTGATGATAGTACTCTTTACCGTTAATTTTCTTAACTTGAGTAGCTTCACCACGTTTCAACTCGTTATTAATAGTCTGTGGGCAAACACCGATAGCAATCGCGATCTTACGATTGGATTGTCCCAATTTATGTAGAGCAGCTATTTTTCCACGCTCAACTTCAGTTAAGTGGTGACCCTTATTTCTTTTTATGGTAATCTGTTCTTGCGCCAAGGCGAAAACCTCTTTCATTGTTAGTGTCGGAACTCCAATGATACCTGATTTTTTCGTCTTGGTGT encodes:
- a CDS encoding IS30 family transposase yields the protein MKEVFALAQEQITIKRNKGHHLTEVERGKIAALHKLGQSNRKIAIAIGVCPQTINNELKRGEATQVKKINGKEYYHQEYIPELAHSRYVDKRKACHRPYKLSQVFNFLSFFVEHFKKDGWSPDATVGRAKALNLFLPEEMVCTKTLYSYIDAQLLEVRNIDLINKMSRRLPKYVARKNHRILGLSIEERPTEVDNREEFGHFEIDTIVGLRNGQESVILTMIERKTRFQIIRLIDSKDADSVAYTMRSINKEYGSIIKSITADNSLEFSTLTEVMDKIAPVYFTHPYTSSERGTNEVHNRMVRRDFPKGISLDLATPLEVAQTENKLNNMPRKHTGYQTPTELFNEECA